Proteins encoded within one genomic window of Trichoderma asperellum chromosome 2, complete sequence:
- the HH2B gene encoding histone H2B produces MPPKAADKKPAAKAPSTASKAPEKKDAGKKTAASGDKKKRSKTRKETYSSYIYKVLKQVHPDTGISNRAMSILNSFVNDIFERVASEASKLAAYNKKSTISSREIQTSVRLILPGELAKHAVSEGTKAVTKYSSSTK; encoded by the exons ATGCCTCCCAAAGCTGCCGACAAGAAGCCCGCCGCCAAGGCCCCCTCAACTGCCAGCAAGGCTcccgagaagaaggatgccGGCAAGAAGACCGCCGCTTCTggtgacaagaagaagcgatcAAAGACTCGCAAGGAGACCTACAGCTCCTACATCTACAAGG TCCTCAAGCAGGTCCACCCCGACACTGGTATCTCCAACCGTGCCATGTCCATCCTGAACTCGTTCGTCAACG ATATTTTCGAGCGTGTTGCTTCCGAGGCTTCCAAGCTGGCTGCCTACAACAAGAAGTCCACAATCTCTTCCCGAGAGATCCAGACATCCGTCCGACTGATCCTGCCGGGTGAACTGGCCAAGCACGCCGTCTCTGAGGGCACCAAGGCCGTTACCAAGTACTCTTCATCGACGAAATAA
- a CDS encoding mitochondrial 37S ribosomal protein uS17m, which translates to MSSQVAKAARRVTHELHGIVVSAGLMQKTVKVRVGGQRWNKVINKWFADPKHYLVHDPNSSLRTGDVVSIVPGWPTSKHKRHVVKKIIAPYGTPAEERPPIPTLEERIAEREAQQAAKRERRARNEGDQKE; encoded by the exons ATGTCCTCACAGGTTGCAAAGGCCGCCCGTCGGGTGACCCATGAGCTTCATGGTATAGTTGTATCTGCTGGTCTGATGCAAAAGACCGTCAAGGTTCGAGTTGGTGGCCAAAGATGGAATAAAGTCATCAACAAG TGGTTTGCAGACCCCAAGCACTATCTCGTACACGACCCCAACTCCTCCCTGCGTACTGGCGACGTTGTTTCTATTGTTCCCGGCTGGCCGACATCAAAACACAAGCGTCACGTTGTCAAGAAGATCATCGCGCCGTACGGAACTCCAGCCGAGGAGAGGCCGCCGATTCCTACATTAGAAGAGCGTATTGCTGAACGGGAAGCCCAGCAAGCTGCCAAAAGAGAACGTAGGGCACGCAACGAGGGAGACCAGAAGGAGTAA
- the HTA1 gene encoding histone H2A codes for MTGGGKSGGKASGSKNSQSRSSKAGLAFPVGRVHRLLRKGNYAQRVGAGAPVYLAAVLEYLAAEILELAGNAARDNKKTRIIPRHLQLAIRNDEELNKLLGHVTIAQGGVLPNIHQNLLPKKTSGKAGKGSSQEL; via the exons ATGACTGGCGGCGGCAAATCTGGTGGCAAGGCCTCTGGCTCCAAGAACTCCCAGTC CCGTTCATCCAAGGCGGGTCTTGCTTTCCCCGTTGGTCGTGTCCACCGTCTTCTGCGAAAGGGCAACTACGCTCAGCGTGTCGGTGCCGGCGCTCCCGTCTACCTGGCCGCTGTCCTCGAGTATCTCGCTGCCGAAATTCTGGAGTTGGCTGGCAACGCCGCTCGTGACAACAAGAAGACCCGTATCATCCCCCGTCACCTTCAGCTCGCCATCCGAAACGATGAGGAGTTGAACAAGCTGCTGGGACACGTCACCATCGCACAGGGTGGTGTTCTGCCCAACATTCACCAGA ACCTGCTCCCCAAGAAGACATCGGGCAAGGCTGGCAAGGGCTCCAGCCAAGAATTGTAA
- a CDS encoding uncharacterized protein (EggNog:ENOG41), whose amino-acid sequence MSSYRNTPLYGGAIACDLPKHFADVSKLRQVPDNQEVWIDKDGFTSIIFDISERVGGPGSSPEIDGRAMTTHLEDMVGADIDTVKIWNTAETEFTKMSDLKLPAYTLIATQTPKTHSSSSNSAPDFTAITMTLLRLEEQKTDILITINVPHIRGEYDADEVDLELGKQGKLIGDAVEIAARIWETFVIKDWGLFHEA is encoded by the exons ATGTCGAGCTACAGAAACACCCCCCTCTACGGCGGAGCCATTGCCTGCGACCTGCCAAAACACTTCGCAGACGTAAG CAAGCTGAGACAGGTTCCCGACAACCAGGAAGTATGGATCGATAAGGATGGGTTTACAAGCATCATCTTCGATATTTCAGAGCGCGTTGGCGGCCCCGGTTCCAGCCCAGAGATCGACGGCCGTGCCATGACCACGCATCTGGAAGACATGGTTGGAGCAGACATCGACACAGTCAAGATCTGGAACACTGCCGAGACCGAATTCACAAAAATGAGCGA CTTGAAACTCCCCGCATATACCCTCATCGCGACGCAGACACCCAAGACCCATTCCAGCAGCTCAAACTCTGCGCCCGACTTCACGGCCATCACCATGACGCTACTTCGCCTTGAAGAGCAGAAGACCGACAtcctcatcaccatcaacgtCCCCCACATTCGAGGTGAATACGATGCTGACGAAGTCGATCTTGAGCTGGGCAAGCAGGGCAAGCTCATCGGAGACGCTGTGGAGATTGCAGCGCGCATTTGGGAAACTTTCGTGATCAAGGACTGGGGGCTGTTTCACGAAGCTTGA
- a CDS encoding uncharacterized protein (EggNog:ENOG41~TransMembrane:1 (i102-124o)) yields MRPPARQCLEVTSGASRFFALASHKCTKFPTPCRSITASPALAIDSRAFTSQAREIVKQAASSTYTCDHPAPGTASQDRHSAVHSPLRKTTRTSRSVNLRSGFTYTTGVVVLLAVVVVSCAATVDLRGQTAATNTTTTADSDDTLAIASLAGSMSTHIAPGHVGNLTPEQEEKLRQLWHALFQVCGVAEDNGSAGADAASRGKPEAAEADGQKKKRFGVFKRKGNDKSPAPSEAEDDKYGQNKHFQEVLANHSPEVIRETYWTMVKHDHPDALALRFLRARKWDVEKALVMLVSTMSWRHTEMKVDEDIMKNGEEGAALDAQNGKGDAKKVGEDFLAQLRMGKSFLHGVDKQGRPICVVRVRLHRQGEQCEESLERCTVFLIETARMVLRPPVDTATVVFDMTGFSMANMDYTPVKFMIKCFEANYPESLGAVLVHNAPWLFQGIWKIIRGWLDPVVAAKVHFTNNKNDLQEFIEPEHILKELGGDEDWEYKYEEPIIGENEAMKDTETRGKLVGIREKLMKEYEEATVQWIHKGDSKEITDKRDQLATQLRENYWQLDPYVRARSLYDRQRILQGAAAARWYDAPASDGNGNLETSADDVD; encoded by the exons ATGAGGCCTCCCGCAAGGCAGTGCTTGGAAGTGACATCTGGCGCATCGCGGTTTTTCGCACTAGCATCGCACAAGTGCACGAAATTCCCCACGCCGTGCCGGTCGATTACAGCCTCGCCTGCGCTTGCAATTGACTCTCGCGCGTTCACATCGCAGGCACGTGAGATTGTTAAGCAGGCCGCCTCAAGCACTTACACCTGCGATCACCCGGCTCCAGGAACAGCCTCACAAGACCGTCATAGCGCCGTCCATTCACCTTTGCGCAAAACGACCCGGACGAGCCGCAGCGTCAACCTTCGTAGTGGCTTCACATATACTACCGGCGTCGTAGTTCTTCTGGCTGTTGTCGTCGTTTCTTGCGCTGCGACAGTAGATTTGCGCGGACAGACTGCGGCTACGAATACGACGACTACTGCTGATTCGGACGATACTCTGGCCATCGCCTCGCTTGCCGGCAGCATGTCAACCCATATCGCACCGGGGCACGTGGGCAACCTCACCCCAGAgcaggaagagaagctgcgcCAGCTGTGGCACGCTTTATTCCAGGTCTGCGGCGTTGCTGAAGATAATGGCTCTGCCGGCGCTGATGCGGCATCCCGTGGAAAGCCGGAAGCAGCGGAAGCAGAcggacagaagaagaagcgcttTGGCGTCTTCAAGAGGAAGGGAAATGATAAGTCCCCTGCGCCGAGCGAGGCTGAAGACGACAAGTATGGCCAAAACAAGCACTTCCAAGAGGTTCTGGCGAATCACAGCCCTGAAGTCATTCGCGAGACGTACTGGACTATGGTGAAGCATGATCACCCCGATGCTCTCGCCTTGCGGTTCCTTCGAGCCCGGAAGTGGGATGTGGAGAAGGCTCTGGTTATGCTGGTCTCTACGATGAGCTGGCGGCACACCGAAATGAAAGTGGACGAGGACATCATGAAGAACGGAGAGGAGGGGGCCGCTTTGGATGCGCAGAATGGCAAGGGCGACGCCAAGAAGGTTGGAGAAGACTTCCTGGCGCAGCTCCGAATGGGCAAGAGTTTCTTGCACGGAGTGGACAAGCAGGGCCGGCCAATTTGTGTTGTCAGAGTTCGCCTTCATCGACAAGGAGAGCAGTGCGAAGAGAGTCTGGAGCGATGCACTGTCTTCCTAATCGAGACTGCGAGAATGGTGTTGAGACCACCTGTGGACACAGCT ACTGTCGTCTTTGATATGACAGGGTTTTCCATGGCGAACATGGATTATACCCCTGTCAAGTTTATGATTAAATGCTTTGAAGCCAACTACCCTGAATCTCTTGGAGCTGTCCTCGTCCACAACGCTCCCTGGTTATTTCAAG GAATTTGGAAGATTATCCGCGGCTGGTTAGATCCGGTTGTGGCGGCGAAAGTTCATTTCACAAATAACAAGAATGATTTGCAAGAATTCATAGAGCCTGAGCATATCCTCAAGGAGCTTGGAGGCGACGAAGACTGGGAATATAAATATGAAGAGCCCATCATTGGCGAAAATGAGGCGATGAAGGATACCGAGACCAGGGGAAAACTCGTCGGAATTAGGGAAAAGCTTATGAAGGAATACGAAGAAGCGACTGTGCAGTGGATACACAAGGGCGACAGCAAAGAAATCACCGACAAGAGGGATCAGCTGGCGACACAGCTCAGAGAAAACTACTGGCAGCTTGACCCGTATGTGCGTGCGCGATCTCTTTACGATAGACAGCGGATATTGCAAGgtgcggctgcggcgagatGGTATGATGCCCCAGCCTCTGACGGGAATGGAAATCTAGAAACATCGGCAGATGATGTAGATTAA
- the NUO40 gene encoding NADH-ubiquinone oxidoreductase 40 kDa subunit, protein MMLTLLSRRALRSSVCVGASGKRSLSDVAITRTGKTILRSEGGRSSLGGHTATVFGATGQLGRYIVNRLARQGCTVVVPFREEMTKRHLKLTGDLGRVIFVEYDLRNTASIEASVRHSDVVYNLVGRDYPTKNFTLEDVHVEGTERIAEAVAKYDVDRYIHVSSHNANVNSPSEFFATKGRGELVARSIFPETTIVRPAPVFGFEDNLLLKLASVLNLFTANNMQEKFWPVHSIDVGTALEKMLYDDSTAGKTFELYGPKQYSLAEIAALVDKEIYKKRRHINVPKAILKPVAGLLNNALWWHTISADEVEREFIDQVIDPEASTFSDLGIEPGDIANFTYHYLQGFRSSNYYDLPPATEKEKREDKKYIHVLDEL, encoded by the exons ATGATGCTCACTCTGCTCTCTCGGAGAGCTCTCCGCAGCTCTGTCTGCGTCGGCGCCAGCGGCAAACGATCCCTATCAGATGTTGCTATCACACGAACTGGCAAAACTATTCTACGATCAGAGGGTGGCCG ATCTTCCCTTGGAG GCCATACCGCGACGGTATTCGGCGCAACGGGTCAACTGGGTCGATACATTGTGAACCGCCTTG CCCGCCAAGGATGCACCGTTGTTGTCCCTTTCCGCGAAGAAATGACGAAGCGACACCTGAAGCTCACTGGTGACCTCGGCCGCGTTATTTTTGTT GAGTACGATCTTCGCAATACTGCTTCTATTGAAGCAAGCGTTAGGCACTCGGACGTTGTGTACAACCTGGTTGGGCGAGATTACCCTACGAA GAACTTTACTCTGGAGGACGTACATGTGGAGGGAACCGAGCGTATCGCTGAAGCTGTTGCAAAGTACGATGTTGACCGATATATTCACGTGTCATCACACAATGCCAACGTCAACTCACCATCTGAGTTCTTTGCGACCAAG GGACGAGGCGAACTTGTTGCCAGAAGCATTTTCCCCGAGACAACAATTGTTCGACCAGCACCTGTTTTTGGATTCGAAGATAACCTCCTGTTGAAGCTTGCTTCAGTGTTGAACCTGTTTACGGCCAACAACATGCAGGAGAAGTTCTGGCCAGTCCAC TCTATCGACGTAGGCACTGCtctggagaagatgctgtaCGATGACTCCACAGCTGGCAAGACATTCGAGCTCTATGGACCTAAGCAATACAGCTTAGCAGAGATTGCAGCTTTGGTGGATAAGGAAATCTACAAGAAGAGGCGACACATTAATGTGCCCAAGGCAATTCTCAAGCCAGTAGCAGGACTTCTCAACAACGCCTTGTGGTGGCATACCATCTCTGCGGACGAGGTCGAGCGAGAGTTTATTGATCAGGTGATTGACCCTGAAGCCAGCACATTCAGCGATCTTGGTATCGAACCTGGCGACATCGCCAACTTTACGTACCACTACTTG CAAGGATTCCGAAGCTCCAACTACTACGATCTACCCCCTGCcacagagaaggagaagagggaagacAAGAAGTACATCCACGTCCTGGATgagctataa
- a CDS encoding uncharacterized protein (EggNog:ENOG41) produces MKPRKRALQKQRNNWQQSPGSRHSTPSNNVAFTLIDEARQTSSHDTSFWSQNTQLRKKPVVFVSSGSHDPLTSPQIQAEETEDSKTSTETPVAATEEQPQPDDGSSSDEVIVFKGRNHMKRKPQAPEIAPTVPKIVQTPEATKIPEETQAPEEAQAVEAAQVVEAAQVVEATQTPEATHAPEATQAPRIACTPESTHIPEASYNLEVTQAAEITLTSIQTEIRAVERELSSEPREPRTQYTEASKKEDRDNDGEDSDDLFWPKKKSNKSRRRQKWGEDSEEDAILADYIANMRQNGEMMGETSEEDSDSSSSDDAGDHPSAPSGLKVEENVDIYSEADYQPQKSLFDEPVDDLDKHESHTISHPSSREKLRGKAIMKGSTGTFMHSFTEVEYLEEQGDFDFMDWERPSVRRKKSKARRLLLGSDIDSDLEEKLQAAYSNDRQRKAQRKREREELRATGMLGKRSQPDLQAKYRTGITASEVVDEIKTFLAGPQQILNLPPMDKRTRKMVHELANKFSIKSKSVGAENQRRPVLHKTKKTSYREATFDQAVSRIKRQYSSQSGGGSKNKQQSSSGRHNLASYRDGEIIGASAPELGTENRGRTMLEKMGWSTGTALGASDNQGILHPVSQTMKRTRAGLGQ; encoded by the exons ATGAAGCCACGCAAGCGTGCCTTGCAGAAGCAACGGAATAATTGGCAACAGTCGCCTGGTAGCAGACATTCCACGCCATCTAACAACG TTGCTTTCACCCTCATCGATGAGGCTCGACAGACATCAAGCCATGATACCTCATTCTGGAGCCAAAATACACAACTTCGAAAGAAACCCGTGGTATTCGTTAGCTCTGGCTCCCACGATCCGTTGACATCGCCGCAAATCCAAGCAGAGGAAACGGAAGATTCAAAAACGTCTACCGAAACGCCTGTTGCCGCAACTGAAGAACAACCACAACCAGATGATGGCAGCTCTAGCGATGAAGTAATCGTTTTTAAAGGCCGAAATCACATGAAGCGGAAACCCCAAGCGCCTGAGATAGCCCCAACAGTTCCTAAGATTGTTCAGACTCCTGAGGCAACGAAAATCCCCGAGGAAACGCAGGCTCCTGAGGAAGCACAGGCTGTTGAGGCAGCGCAGGTTGTTGAGGCAGCGCAG GTTGTTGAGGCAACGCAAACTCCTGAGGCAACGCACGCTCCTGAGGCGACCCAGGCTCCTCGAATAGCCTGTACCCCTGAATCAACACATATTCCTGAGGCATCCTACAATCTCGAGGTAACACAGGCTGCGGAAATTACACTCACGTCCATACAAACCGAGATTCGAGCCGTTGAGAGAGAGCTATCGAGTGAACCTAGAGAACCTCGTACCCAGTACACAGAAGCaagcaaaaaggaagataGGGATAACGATGGGGAAGATTCTGATGATCTTTTttggccaaagaagaagtcaaATAAGTCCCGGAGACGACAGAAATGGGGAGAAGACTCCGAGGAGGACGCCATACTCGCCGATTACATTGCCAATATGCGTCAAAATGGAGAGATGATGGGCGAGACATCTGAAGAAGATTCGGATAGCTCAAGCAGTGACGACGCTGGAGACCACCCGTCGGCACCTTCAGGCCTCAAAGTTGAGGAAAATGTCGATATATATTCGGAGGCAGACTATCAGCCTCAGAAGTCACTCTTCGATGAACCCGTTGACGATCTAGATAAGCATGAATCACACACCATCTCTCATCCATCGTCACGAGAGAAACTCAGGGGGAAAGCTATAATGAAAGGCTCCACAGGCACTTTCATGCACTCTTTCACTGAGGTTGAGTATCTTGAGGAACAGGGGGATTTCGACTTCATGGACTGGGAACGACCTAGCGTAAGgcgaaagaaaagcaaagcgaGGCGTCTTTTACTAGGCTCAGATATTGATTCGGATCTGGAAGAGAAACTCCAAGCCGCCTACAGCAATGATCGGCAGAGGAAGGCTCAACgtaagagggagagggaagagTTGCGAGCGACAGGAATGCTTGGCAAGAGAAGCCAGCCAGACCTACAAGCAAAGTACCGGACAGGCATCACCGCGAGCGAGGTTGTCGATGAAATAAAAACGTTCCTAGCCGGACCTCAACAAAT ATTAAATCTACCGCCGATGGATAAGCGAACAAGGAAAATGGTCCATGAGCTGGCAAACAAATTTAGCATCAAATCTAAGTCGGTTGGGGCTGAAAATCAACGTCGGCCGGTGCTacacaagacaaaaaagacGTCATATAGAGAAGCTACTTTTGACCAGGCAGTGTCACGAATTAAACGGCAATATTCCTCTCAATCAGGGGGAGGATCCAAAAACAAACAGCAATCATCATCGGGTCGGCATAATTTGGCCAGTTACCGGGATGGTGAGATCATCGGCGCATCCGCCCCAGAATTGGGAACAGAAAATCGTGGTCGGACAATGTTAGAAAAAATGGGTTGGAGTACCGGAACGGCTTTAGGAGCCAGTGATAATCAGGGTATACTGCATCCTGTAAGCCAGACAATGAAACGAACTCGAGCAGGTCTTGGACAGTAG
- the RBD2 gene encoding Putative rhomboid protease (EggNog:ENOG41~TransMembrane:6 (i21-42o68-87i99-122o128-146i153-177o183-203i)), whose product MPSIQGFSTQRARSYILRLPLFTRAILLSIACFWLASLPGFWDVRVWGSLIPDKISFASGYRLNTFPLIHLNFIHALLNAIALTPLMERFESEYGTLTTLALFFGPLTTIPAILYLLIEIVILRANNAVMGASIWVFLLLGIEAIRTYKSNPYLVIGTYQLPTWTTPLLMIVVVAALMPSTSLLGHLCGLGVGYIAGLGYVKLLAPPEWALRWVESRLNLLAILPHYVSVDQKTYGRFGVLPTSNRGAGSAPIELVGGVGGSS is encoded by the exons ATGCCGAGTATCCAAGGCTTTAGCACCCAGAGGGCAAGATCATATATCCTTCGCTTGCCTTTATTCACACGTGCCATCCTACTTAGCATAGCATGTTTCTGGCTGGCTAGCCTGCCCGGCTTCTGGGATGTCAGGGTCTGGGGCTCTCTGATCCCGGACAAGATCTCCTTTGCGTCAG GATACCGGCTCAACACCTTTCCTCTCATTCACCTGAACTTCATCCACGCCCTCCTTAACGCTATTGCATTGACGCCGTTAATGGAACGATTCGAAAGCGAATATGGAACCCTGACTACACTGGCACTCTTCTTTGGAC CTCTAACCACGATTCCTGCGATTTTATATCTCCTGATTGAGATTGTCATCCTTCGAGCTAATAATGCTGTTATGGGCGCTAG CATCTGggtatttttgcttttaggCATAGAGGCGATCCGGACGTATAAGTCGAATCCGTATCTGGTTATTGGAACATATCAGCTCCCTACCTGGACTACTCCATTGCTTATGATAGTGGTTGTCGCCGCATTGATGCCAAGCACCAGTTTACTGGGACATCTCTGCGGCCTTGGAGTTGGCTATATTG ctggTCTTGGCTATGTAAAGCTGCTTGCCCCTCCGGAATGGGCCCTTCGATGGGTCGAGTCTCGCTTGAACCTTCTTGCGATATTACCGCACTACGTTAGCGTTGATCAGAAGACATATGGAAGATTTGGCGTTTTGCCCACCAGCAATCGTGGAGCAGGATCCGCACCGATAGAGCTCGTAGGAGGAGTCGGAGGCAGCTCTTGA